The genomic interval GAACGCTAACTCAGATCTGTTTGCCCGATCCGCACTTTCATTGATCGGCACCCATCTGAAAACCGCATATACCGAACCACACAATCACGCCGCGCGTGAAGCAATGATGCTAGGTGCCACTCATGCCGGCATAGCCTGCTCTATTGCTCCAGTTGCGCTGGTGCACGGAATGGCTCGTCCGATCGGCGCTCACTTTCACGTACCTCACGGCCTATCGAATGCGATGATGCTACCCGCAGTCACGGCGTATTCCCTACGCTCGGCGCTGCCGCGTTATGCCGAAGTCGCTAGGCTTGCAGGCTTCGCGACGGCATCAGACAACGACGAGGAGGCTGGTTTGAAATTGGTGGAGGGTCTTCGGGAAATGAATCGTGACCTCACAGTGCCATCCCCGCGTGCCTACGGAATAAACCCGGATGGCTGGCATGCAAAGAAAACACTGATGGCTGAACAAGCGTTGGCATCAGGCAGTCCTGCAAACAATCCCAAGGTACCGACGAAAGCGGATATTGAGACCCTATACGAACAGGTCTTTGAGTAATCAGAAAAAGACACAAGAAGGTACAGGATCAAATATGTTTGTAGAAGAGCGAATCTATACTTTGCGGCCAGGACGCACCGGTGATTTTCTTAAGCTATACGAGGAGGAAGCGTTAGCAATTCAATTGAAACACCTACGAACGATGATCGGTTACTACTCATCCGAATTTGGACCACTCAATCAAATAATTCATCTATGGGCGTTCGACGATATCAACCGACGCGTCGAACGTCGGGATCGAATGATGGCCGACCCCGACTGGCGACACTTCGTAAATAAATTACTGCCACTGATCGAGCATCAGGAGTCACGAATCCTCCGCCCAGCTCCGTTTTTTAGATCAAAACTG from Paraburkholderia phytofirmans PsJN carries:
- a CDS encoding NIPSNAP family protein translates to MSNQKKTQEGTGSNMFVEERIYTLRPGRTGDFLKLYEEEALAIQLKHLRTMIGYYSSEFGPLNQIIHLWAFDDINRRVERRDRMMADPDWRHFVNKLLPLIEHQESRILRPAPFFRSKLAAIVQQID